Below is a window of Plasmodium reichenowi strain SY57 chromosome Unknown, whole genome shotgun sequence DNA.
ATGATATGACAAATAGTgaaaatacaaaatttaatattataaatgaGGATCCTAATTTTATTGCCTCTATTGTATATACATCTGGAACATCTGGGAAACCCAAAGGTGTTATGTTGAGcaataaaaatttatttaatgaattATATTCCTTATTCAATCATAGTATAAGAGAAAGATATAGTTTTCAATATCATTTATCGTATTTACCAATATCACATGTATATGAAAGAACGTTTTCgtattgtattatattgtttGGTGGAACACTAAATATATGGAGTAAGGATCTAAGTTATTTTTCcaaagatatatttaattcaaAAGATTTTATAATGGGAGGAGTACCTAAGGTTTTTAGTAGAATTTATACTAATATTATGACagaaattaataatttacCACCTATTAAAAGAAGCATTgtaaaaaaagtaatatcCCTACGTAAATCTAATAAAAATGGATGGTTAGATAAATTTCTTGAAAGTATTTTTCATGTATCgcataaaataaaagagaAAATAAATCCAAATTtagaaattatattaaatggTGGTGGAAAGTTATCAGGAGATGTTGCCAAGGAATTATGTACTTTATTAAACATCAATTATTGTCAAGGTTATGGATTAACCGAAACTGCAGGTGCTATTTTTGGTACCAATGAAGGAGATTCCGATTTTGAATCTATAGGAGGACCTATTTCTCCTAgtacaaaatataaagtaAGATCATgggaaaaatataaagcTACGGACACTTTACCAAAAGGagaattattaattaaaagTGATTCTATATTTAAAGGATATTTTTTAGAAAAGGAAGATACAAAAAGATGTTTTACTCACGatgattattttataacaGGGGATGTGGTTCAAATTAATAAGAATGGTTCTTTAACATTTTTGGATAGATCAAAGGGTTTGGTTAAATTATCTCAAGGAGAATATATAGAAACGGATTTATTGAATAATCTATATTCACAgatttcttttataaacaGTTGTGTTGTTTATGGTGATGATTCAATGGATGGTCCACTGGCCATTATTTCCGTAGATAAAAgtttatttttcaaaagtttaaaagatgataatatgtTAGAACAATGTGGTGTTAGCGAGAACAATTATGTGGATAAACTAACTGACgataacataaataaaaatatttttgttgattatgttaaagaaaaaatgttagaagtttataaagaaacaaatttaaatagatataatattattaatcacatatttataactTCAAAAACATGGGACACGAATAATTACCTTACTCCAACATTTAAGGTAAAAAGATTCAATGTATTT
It encodes the following:
- a CDS encoding acyl-CoA synthetase; the protein is MCIVINIYIFVICLIYIRPNFSQITSEYEGYAEICEKPANENESSVYCMKDHKRKNSKYVYKHIVRMFFEKHTLNNNKIALIEHECGEPQNYMTYGNFFKKILSFSNSLNKHEVFNIPEKTYNEEMNNGKFKLLGLYGSNSINWLVADLGAMISGVTTLVMHSKFSIDVIVGILNETKLEWLCLDLDLVEGLMARRNELPHLKNLIILDTIAKQGIINSNNEKEKKKCNLKTNGNLYNEKGSELSKISEDIRLSPSECDKIKLQMFNALKEKFHNYVEKILLFDDMTNSENTKFNIINEDPNFIASIVYTSGTSGKPKGVMLSNKNLFNELYSLFNHSIRERYSFQYHLSYLPISHVYERTFSYCIILFGGTLNIWSKDLSYFSKDIFNSKDFIMGGVPKVFSRIYTNIMTEINNLPPIKRSIVKKVISLRKSNKNGWLDKFLESIFHVSHKIKEKINPNLEIILNGGGKLSGDVAKELCTLLNINYCQGYGLTETAGAIFGTNEGDSDFESIGGPISPSTKYKVRSWEKYKATDTLPKGELLIKSDSIFKGYFLEKEDTKRCFTHDDYFITGDVVQINKNGSLTFLDRSKGLVKLSQGEYIETDLLNNLYSQISFINSCVVYGDDSMDGPLAIISVDKSLFFKSLKDDNMLEQCGVSENNYVDKLTDDNINKNIFVDYVKEKMLEVYKETNLNRYNIINHIFITSKTWDTNNYLTPTFKVKRFNVFKEYAFFIDEVKEIYKNKLKGTTRSSSINDKIVEKKDGKNSKETFPNSEHNNLHKSKRMYPENKLEKMEEITENKKVKLRATNLTQEKEQNN